AATGGACTCAGCCACTTAAAATCTGGAAAGGATGTATCTCTCAATTTATGATTTATTTCGAAGATAGAATTGACCCAGAATTAAGTGTTTAGTGCTGGGCTTCGCCCAGGAGTTTATCGCTTAAATTCTCCCAAGGATAGATATAATAAAGATAGAGGGTATATCCTCTATCCTCGGCAGAACCTTACTAAGCGCTCAGGTTACTCTCCAGTATTGCCTTACCCTCTTAGTAAGTAAGAGCCATGAATATTATACCCAAGTAAAGGGAAAATATTTTAAGTAAGCTTTAATTCTCCTAGTTGATCAAGTAAATAAAAAATCCAATTACACTAAATTATTTATACTCCCGGGAAAGAAAAACTATTTCAATCTGCTGAAAAAGTATATCTTCATCGTTACTGTAAAAACCTAGTATCTTCACACACTCTCATATACACTCTGGTGCTAGGTTTCTTGTATCTTGAATCTAAAATTTTTAGAACAGGATGTAATATTAATGATTTTTTTCAACAACCTTAAGTAAATTATTTTTTTATTTATTATATTCCAACGCTTGCCATTCTTAGCAGTAGTCTTTTTTGCGAATTATACTCACCTCTTTGATTATTTTTTGGGTTACCATCCTACTTATAAGAGATTGAAACAAGAAATACAGAAAGTTTTTGGTTTTTTAAAAGCCCTTTACCAGCCTACCTATAAGGGTTAAAATGATAGAGAGGGAATAGACCTCTCTTTTTTAATATGATTTTTTGGGAAGTACATATTTTTATACAAGAATCGACATAGAAGAAAAGGTTTCTAAATTGGACATCACTCCAATGAAGAAACCTTTTTTTATTTGCAGGATTTAACCTTTACTTATCGAATTATTATTTGAAAGAAAATCTTAAAAAGAGGAAAATGCTATGGAAAGATTATCGGGAATAGTAGAAAGAATAACATATATTAATAACATATATTAATGAAGAAACTGGATACGGTGTTGTTAAAATAATCACCACATTGGTATGATCCAACAGAGAGTAAATATATTGAATTAACCGTCGTCGATCACCAATAGCACAAAAATCCCTGGAGGTCGACGACAAAGAAAAAAAGACGAAAAATCCTTTAATACCAGGTGTTTTGGGATTTATATACCCGGTTTCAGTTTGTATAATGTTGGAAAATTGATTATTGACAAAAATCTAAAAATGCAGTAAAATAAAGACGTCTAATGGGTTACCAGCCTACCTATAAGGGATTGAAACTTGGAAAGATAGCTCAGAAAATAAAATTATAGTTGAGTTACCAGCCTACCTATAAGGGATTGAAACTTGTAATAATCATAATACAGTTCCAAGATGTCCAAGTTACCAGCCTACCTATAAGGGTTAAAATGATAGAGAGGAAAAATACCTCTCTTTTTTTAATATGATTTTTTGGGAAATACATATTTTTATACAAGAATCGACATAGAAGAAAAGGTTTCTAAATTGGACATCACTCCAAAATAGAAACCTTTTTTTATTTGCAGGATTTAACTCTTATTTATCGAATTATTATTTTGAAAGAAAATCTTAAAAAGAGGAAAATGTTATGGAAAGATTATCGGGAATAGTAGAAAGAATTACATATATTAATGAAGAAATTGGATATGGTGTTATTAAAATAAGATCTAAGGGCTATAAAGAACTCATTACTCTTGTAGGCAATTTAGCATCAGTTTGTGTTGGAACAGTTCTAGAAGTCAAAGGTAACTGGTGCTATAATCCAAAGTTCGGAAAACAATTTGAAGTAAGAGAGTGGACGGAAAAACTTCCAGCTACAATTTACGGTATAGAAAAATATCTAGGTAGTGGACTGATAAAAGGGATTGGCCCTATTTATGCAAAAAAGATAGTAAATCATTTTAAAGAAGAAACATTAAAAATAATAGAAGAAACACCTGATTTATTAATTGAAGTTCCAGGGATAGGAAGAAAAAGGGTAGAAATAATTAAAAAGGCATGGACTGAACAAAAAGAGATAAAAAATCTAATGATGTTTTTACAATCTTGTGGCATTTCATCTTCATATGGCAGTAGAATATATAAAGTTTATGGTAATGAAAGTATAAATGTAATAAAAGAAAATCCATATAAATTAGCTGATGATGTTTATGGGATAGGATTTAAAACAGCAGATATAATAGCAGAAAAACTTGGAATAGATAAAGAATCATATGTTAGATGTCGCAGTGGCATTTTTTATATTCAAAATTATTTATCGGGAGAAGGCCACTGCTATGCTAGTTTTGAACAATTGCTTAAAAAAGCAGTGGAGCTGTTAGAAATAGAAGAACCTAAAATAGTTATGACATTAAGCCATCTTATTCATATAAATGAAATTATCAAAGAAGATGAAATTTACTATTTACCACCATTTTATTTTAGTGAAAGAGGGACTGCGAAAAGAATCCATGAAATAATGAAAGGAAAACCACTGAAAAAAGTACAAATTAAAGAATTTAGAAACGAAGAAATCACCTACGATGAAATCCAAAAACAAGCAATTGAAATGGCCATGAAAAATAAATTTATGGTAATTACAGGAGGGCCAGGGACTGGTAAAACAACTACCATCAAAGGAATAATAAAACTATATCAAGAAGCAGGGATGAAAATACTGTTAACAGCACCAACAGGAAGAGCAGCTAAGAGAATGAATGAAGCAACTGGAATGGAAGCAAAAACCATCCATAGACTATTAGAATATAAACCACCGGATGGATATAAGAAAAATGAAGTAAACCAACTAGAAGGAGATGTTCTAATAATAGATGAAGCCTCAATGATAGACATTATATTAATGTATAATTTATTAAAAGCTGTACCAGATCACATGATAGTTATAATAGTCGGTGATGTTGATCAATTACCATCTGTAGGGCCAGGAAATGTGTTATTGGATATTATAAATTCAGGGGTAGTGCCGGTAGTGAAGTTGGAAAAAATTTTTAGACAAGCAATGGGAAGTAAAATAATAACAAATGCCCATAGAATAAATAAAGGCCTGTATCCAGACCTCAAGGGTGGTAAAACATCGAACTTTTTCTTTATAGAAGCAAAAGAAGATACAGTTGATGTGATTATAAAGTTATGTTCTAAAAGATTACCAGCA
Above is a genomic segment from Anaerobranca gottschalkii DSM 13577 containing:
- a CDS encoding ATP-dependent RecD-like DNA helicase produces the protein MERLSGIVERITYINEEIGYGVIKIRSKGYKELITLVGNLASVCVGTVLEVKGNWCYNPKFGKQFEVREWTEKLPATIYGIEKYLGSGLIKGIGPIYAKKIVNHFKEETLKIIEETPDLLIEVPGIGRKRVEIIKKAWTEQKEIKNLMMFLQSCGISSSYGSRIYKVYGNESINVIKENPYKLADDVYGIGFKTADIIAEKLGIDKESYVRCRSGIFYIQNYLSGEGHCYASFEQLLKKAVELLEIEEPKIVMTLSHLIHINEIIKEDEIYYLPPFYFSERGTAKRIHEIMKGKPLKKVQIKEFRNEEITYDEIQKQAIEMAMKNKFMVITGGPGTGKTTTIKGIIKLYQEAGMKILLTAPTGRAAKRMNEATGMEAKTIHRLLEYKPPDGYKKNEVNQLEGDVLIIDEASMIDIILMYNLLKAVPDHMIVIIVGDVDQLPSVGPGNVLLDIINSGVVPVVKLEKIFRQAMGSKIITNAHRINKGLYPDLKGGKTSNFFFIEAKEDTVDVIIKLCSKRLPAFYKVDPIKDIQVLTPMQKTETGVLNLNILLQEALNKTPIFIKKGAVEYRLNDKVMQIRNNYDKEVFNGDIGYISYIDKEENKLKVNFDGREVEYEFMELDDIVLAYATTIHKAQGSEYKIVVMPITFSHQVMLQRNLIYTGITRAKRVVILVGEVGIIKEAVNNNDVKERNTKLAGGLECYTLTGHG